The proteins below come from a single Chthoniobacterales bacterium genomic window:
- a CDS encoding DUF3570 domain-containing protein, whose translation MINISSFSALPFQIRVWALVGMVYLFVISSAIAENFFDTRYQYYQEDHNRIRVDSEYSLFSLDINDTLVLDGSLLYSAISGASPTGLPAWTKGGNVPVVEMHDKRYAFTLGLAKQWQNHTIAAGFSYSNESDYISYGYSLQDTISLNQKNTDLVLGFAISDDTVGANGSALSAAKRSYDAIIGINQILTPNDLLSVNLTLGWKQGYLSDPYKRTLFSGFFDYYGTIYPYDYVKGDVRPDRKFEQLLFAQWTHYISWADASMETSYRFGHNDSDIFSHTARIAFYKSFFDGRVTIGPSFRYYRQTAASFYDTQFKGNPKYYSSDYRLSAEQTFTYGLQVRAYPIKALKDRLALDLGYERYLIEGLDHKTSQSAYPDANSITVGMHWGF comes from the coding sequence ATGATTAACATCTCTTCCTTTAGCGCGCTGCCTTTTCAAATCCGGGTTTGGGCGCTGGTCGGCATGGTCTATCTATTTGTCATCTCAAGCGCCATTGCGGAGAACTTCTTTGACACACGCTACCAGTATTACCAGGAAGATCATAACCGCATCCGGGTGGATTCGGAGTATTCGCTCTTTAGCCTCGATATTAACGACACGCTGGTCCTCGACGGTTCTTTACTATATAGCGCGATCTCCGGGGCATCACCCACTGGCCTACCCGCTTGGACCAAGGGAGGTAACGTCCCTGTGGTGGAAATGCACGACAAGCGCTACGCCTTTACTCTGGGTCTAGCCAAACAATGGCAAAACCACACGATCGCTGCTGGATTCTCGTATAGCAATGAATCGGATTATATCTCCTATGGTTATTCTCTCCAGGATACTATTTCGCTTAATCAGAAGAATACCGATCTCGTCCTGGGATTTGCTATTTCGGACGACACAGTGGGAGCTAATGGCTCTGCGCTCAGTGCAGCCAAAAGAAGCTATGATGCCATTATCGGAATAAACCAGATTCTAACCCCCAACGATTTGTTAAGTGTCAATCTAACCTTGGGCTGGAAGCAAGGTTACCTGAGCGATCCTTACAAACGCACCTTATTCTCTGGGTTCTTCGACTACTACGGAACCATATATCCCTATGATTATGTGAAAGGCGATGTGAGGCCTGACCGAAAGTTCGAGCAGCTACTATTCGCCCAGTGGACACACTACATTTCTTGGGCCGATGCAAGCATGGAAACATCGTATCGCTTCGGCCATAACGATAGCGACATCTTTTCGCATACCGCCAGAATCGCATTTTACAAATCGTTTTTCGACGGGCGAGTAACCATTGGGCCTAGCTTTCGCTATTATCGACAAACAGCGGCCAGTTTCTACGACACTCAGTTTAAGGGAAATCCGAAATACTATTCCTCTGATTATCGCCTGTCTGCCGAGCAAACCTTTACCTATGGTTTGCAGGTGCGGGCTTACCCCATTAAAGCACTCAAGGACCGCCTCGCTTTGGATCTTGGCTATGAGCGCTATCTCATCGAGGGATTGGATCACAAGACATCGCAATCGGCCTATCCCGATGCCAACTCAATAACGGTCGGCATGCATTGGGGATTCTAA
- a CDS encoding FAD:protein FMN transferase, whose protein sequence is MTGIASVINTPLAAAGITECADEFYEIDFYALGSQCQLIYEAENLAKAEAYHQAAGQWLGRFEARYSRFQPDSEVCRVNAMAGIRLVEIDAEFEMLLDLCEQCHFVTQGAFDATSLPLSLLWDWKRKRDSLPTEEEIAQARSLVGWLRVERSPGRIFLPQKGMMLDLGGVGKEFAVDCLRQLAVGMGITNIMVNLGGDIAVLGESYEAGAWYVGLEDPARPGETYCGLRLRSGTTVATSGDYRRRFEFEGRSYGHVLDCRSGWPVANGTKSATVIANRCTAAGLLSTSALVLGGQNAIAMLDRTQNVEGCLWCDGKLYETRGFRRSILPKDWFD, encoded by the coding sequence ATGACTGGAATTGCTTCAGTAATAAACACGCCTCTCGCAGCAGCCGGAATAACGGAGTGCGCTGATGAATTTTATGAGATTGATTTCTATGCACTCGGTTCGCAGTGCCAGCTAATCTATGAAGCGGAGAACTTAGCCAAGGCAGAAGCCTATCATCAGGCAGCAGGCCAATGGCTGGGGCGATTTGAGGCACGCTATTCCCGTTTCCAGCCCGACAGCGAAGTGTGCCGCGTCAATGCAATGGCCGGAATAAGGTTAGTCGAAATTGATGCAGAGTTTGAGATGCTGCTCGATCTCTGCGAGCAGTGTCATTTCGTTACTCAAGGCGCTTTCGATGCGACTTCTTTGCCGCTGAGTTTACTATGGGATTGGAAGCGGAAGCGCGATTCCCTGCCCACGGAAGAGGAGATCGCGCAAGCTAGAAGTCTCGTAGGTTGGCTGCGAGTCGAAAGATCACCGGGTCGTATTTTTCTTCCGCAAAAAGGCATGATGCTGGATCTCGGCGGAGTGGGCAAGGAATTTGCAGTGGATTGTTTGCGCCAGTTAGCCGTCGGAATGGGGATTACGAATATTATGGTGAACCTAGGAGGTGACATCGCTGTGCTGGGCGAGTCTTACGAAGCCGGGGCATGGTATGTCGGTCTGGAAGATCCAGCACGGCCAGGCGAAACTTACTGTGGACTCCGCCTGCGCAGTGGCACCACCGTGGCGACTTCGGGAGACTACCGCAGACGCTTTGAATTTGAGGGGCGCAGCTATGGGCATGTACTGGATTGTCGCTCTGGCTGGCCTGTTGCGAATGGAACCAAATCGGCAACCGTTATCGCCAATCGCTGCACAGCTGCGGGATTGCTTTCCACCTCGGCCTTGGTGTTGGGGGGCCAAAACGCCATTGCCATGCTGGATCGCACGCAAAACGTCGAAGGCTGTCTCTGGTGCGATGGAAAGTTA
- a CDS encoding thioredoxin family protein has protein sequence MHFSPNMKLKLDPKKFALSLVALFCLLASASTQIYEGQTLVNARLISDTTSIASGKSFQVGVLLTMAPGWHIYWRLPGDTGLPTKIDWTLPAGFQVGDLQWPAHHVVKEEGNLQVNVYSGEVLLFATVTPPAKLPESGITIGAQASWLVCKNMCVPGKADLTLHLTTGKVFSSPDNVFFAHYKTLVPNKVITAPSVPPTSNLTLLPALLFGFIGGLILNLMPCVLPVISLKMFSFVKQAGESRQRIMRLGLAFAAGMFAWFLGIAVVLLILRSTGREIVWAQQFQNPWFNIGLCILIFLFALNLLGVFEITLPSSTITKLDNTAGNDGYGGAFFQGMFATILGTPCTAPYLGTTLAFALTQPPLSLLAVFAAIALGMSSPYLLICANPRWLRFLPRPGMWMVHLKEFMGFLLLATLVWFIWIVGRQLGVNAVAFLGTLLLLCGLGAWIYGTFLAPAVKTGLKRFGAIALVIVLGLIASTCIWFQPKREIAKSTLSFDAQLAAALATDQTVFVDFTADWCLSCKTNKRLTIDSAAVQSAFRDRHIFFLEADWTSGDPAITKVLKHYGRAGVPLYIIYPADRTLSPRVLPEVITPQLVLDAL, from the coding sequence ATGCATTTTTCTCCTAACATGAAACTAAAACTAGACCCCAAAAAGTTCGCGCTCTCTTTAGTCGCGCTCTTTTGCCTGCTCGCCAGCGCTTCTACCCAAATCTATGAAGGACAAACACTAGTTAATGCACGTCTCATTTCCGACACCACCAGCATAGCTTCGGGAAAGTCATTCCAAGTCGGCGTCCTTTTAACTATGGCACCCGGTTGGCACATCTACTGGCGGTTGCCCGGCGACACCGGTTTGCCGACAAAAATCGATTGGACACTGCCTGCTGGATTTCAAGTCGGTGATCTGCAGTGGCCTGCGCATCATGTTGTTAAAGAAGAGGGCAATCTCCAAGTAAATGTTTACAGTGGTGAAGTCCTTCTCTTTGCCACGGTCACTCCGCCCGCCAAGCTGCCCGAGAGTGGGATCACTATCGGCGCTCAAGCGAGCTGGCTAGTCTGCAAAAACATGTGTGTGCCCGGCAAGGCGGACCTCACTCTTCATCTCACCACAGGCAAGGTATTTAGTAGTCCCGATAATGTTTTTTTTGCCCACTACAAGACGCTTGTTCCTAACAAGGTCATTACCGCCCCCTCCGTTCCGCCGACCTCCAACCTTACTCTTCTCCCTGCCTTGCTCTTCGGTTTTATCGGCGGGTTGATCCTGAATCTCATGCCCTGTGTTCTTCCCGTGATTTCGCTGAAGATGTTTTCTTTCGTTAAGCAAGCCGGGGAATCGCGGCAGCGGATTATGCGGCTTGGCCTCGCCTTTGCGGCAGGCATGTTTGCCTGGTTCCTGGGTATCGCCGTTGTTCTACTTATTCTTCGCTCTACCGGACGTGAAATCGTCTGGGCTCAGCAATTCCAAAACCCTTGGTTTAATATCGGCCTCTGCATTCTCATCTTTCTCTTCGCTCTGAATTTACTTGGCGTCTTCGAGATCACATTGCCGAGCTCTACCATTACCAAACTCGACAATACCGCCGGAAACGACGGCTATGGTGGAGCTTTCTTTCAAGGCATGTTTGCCACCATCCTTGGCACTCCCTGTACCGCGCCTTACTTGGGAACCACACTGGCTTTTGCCCTTACCCAGCCCCCGCTGTCACTCCTTGCCGTCTTTGCTGCCATCGCTCTCGGCATGAGCTCGCCCTACCTGCTCATTTGTGCAAATCCCCGCTGGCTGCGCTTCCTGCCTAGACCCGGAATGTGGATGGTTCACCTCAAGGAATTCATGGGCTTCCTACTATTGGCCACTCTCGTCTGGTTCATCTGGATCGTAGGGCGTCAACTAGGCGTCAACGCCGTCGCTTTTCTCGGCACTCTACTCCTCCTTTGCGGCTTGGGAGCTTGGATTTACGGCACCTTCCTGGCTCCTGCTGTGAAAACAGGCTTGAAACGCTTTGGTGCGATAGCTCTCGTCATCGTCCTCGGACTCATCGCCTCCACTTGCATCTGGTTCCAACCCAAGCGGGAAATTGCGAAATCCACCCTTAGTTTCGACGCGCAACTCGCCGCCGCACTGGCCACCGATCAGACCGTTTTCGTCGATTTCACCGCCGATTGGTGCCTCTCCTGCAAAACGAATAAACGTCTCACCATCGACTCCGCTGCCGTTCAGTCTGCTTTTCGTGACCGCCACATCTTCTTTCTTGAAGCCGACTGGACCAGCGGCGATCCCGCCATTACCAAAGTCCTCAAACACTACGGACGCGCGGGCGTGCCTCTCTACATCATCTACCCTGCTGACCGCACCCTGTCTCCTCGAGTGCTGCCTGAAGTCATTACTCCCCAACTCGTTCTGGACGCCCTTTAG